The region CAGGTCTATGTCATGGCCGAGATCCCGTCCAACATCATTCTCGCCGAGGACTTTGCCGACCGTTTCGACGGTTTTTCCATCGGCAGCAACGACCTCACCCAACTCACCCTCGGCGTCGACCGGGACGCCGAGCAGTTGGCACCCCTGTTCGACGAGCGTGACCCGGCTGTCCGACGAAGCATCGAAACCTTGATCAACTCCGCGCACCACAAGCACCGCAAGGTGGGCCTGTGCGGCCAACGCCCCAGCGACGACCCGGACTTCGCACGACTGCTCGTCCGCGCCGGCATCGACTCCATCTCGGTCACACCGGACAGTTTCCTTGCCGTGAAGGACAACATCGCCGTCGCCGAACGCGAACTGCGACAGGAGCCGTCGACCGATGGGGAGGCAACGACCATCGCGGAAGCCGCACGCATCCACTGAGATCCGCGCGGGTGCTTGCGGTTGGGCGACTGCGAGAGTGGCAGGTGATACTCGAAGGCATGAGCCAGCCAGGGCACCACGCGTCGCGTTGGCCGACCCAGGTACGCCGTCGGGACGGCCGGTTGGTGGACTTCGACGTCAAGCGGATCGAAGCAGCGATCGCCCGCGCCGCGCGCGAAGTCGGCCACGGGGACGGGCACTTGGCCGGGAGCATGGCTGAAGCGGTGGCTGACGGGTTGGGCGGCCAGCTTCGCCACCGGGTTCCGACGGTTGAGCAGATCCAGGACGCGGTCGAGCGGCGTTTGGTCGCTGAGGGTCAGCACGAGATCGCCCGCGCCTACGTCGTGTATCGCCAGCGGCGCGCGGAACTGCGCGAAGCCAAAGCGCTCCTACGGGTGCGCGATGAGCTGAAGCTCAGCCTGGCCGCGGTGACCGTACTGCGGCAGCGCTACCTCCGCCGCGACGCGCATGGTCATCCGGTGGAATCGACGGGAGAGATGCTGGATCGGGTGGCGACGTTCGTCGCGGCGGCCGAGGACACCTACCAAGCCGGGGCGTCGGAGCAGTGGGCGCAGCGGTTTTCCACGTTGCTGCGCAGCCTGGACTTCCTGCCGAACTCGCCGACGTTGATGAACGCGGGCACGCCCCTCGGGTTCCTGTCCGGCTGTGTGGTGCTGCCCGTGGAGGACTCGCTGCGGTCGATCTTTTCCGCCCTGCAATACGCCTCGATCATTCAACAGGCCGGTGGCGGAACCGGGTATGCGTTCTCCCGAGTGCGTCCTGCCGGTGACCTCGTGGCCAGTACCGGCGGTACCGCGAGCGGCCCGGTGCCGTTTCTGCGGGTCTTCGACACTGCTGCGGACGTGGTGCGCCAGGGCGGCCGCCGGCGAGGCGCCAATATGGCCGTTCTTGACGTCTCCCATCCGGATATCTACGAATTCGTCACCGCCAAGGCGGCAGACTCGGCAGCATTGGAGAACTTCAACCTCTCCGTCGCGGTCAGCAATGCTTTCCTTCGTGCTGTCGAGGCCAACGGCACGCACCGGTTGGTCAATCCGCGCACCGGGCGAACGACGGCCCGAGTGCCGGCAGCGGACCTCTTCGACGCCATGTGCGAGTCCGCGCATCGATGCGGCGATCCCGGTCTGCTGTTCCTGGACACCATCAACCGCGCCAACCCGCTTCCCCACCTGGGGCGCATCGAAGCGACCAACCCGTGCGGGGAGGTGCCGCTGCTGCCCTACGAATCCTGCAACCTCGGCTCGATCAACCTCGCCCACTGCACCGCCGACGGGCGTATGGACTGGGACCGCCTGACCAACATCGTCGAGGTGGCGGTGCGGTTCCTCGACGACGTCATCGACGTCAGCCGCTATCCGTTCGACGAACTCGAACAAGCGGCCAGGGCGAGCCGCAAGATCGGGTTGGGGTTCATGGGCCTGGCCGAAATGCTCGCCTCCCTCGGCGTGCCCTACGACAGCGCCCAGGCCGTGCGACTCGCAGGCCGGATCGCCCGCCACGTTCAGGACACGGCCCACGCAGCCTCAGCGCGGCTGGCCGAGTCCCGCGGCGCCTTCCCCGCCTTCGCCGACAGCGCTCCGGCCAATTCCGTCGCCGTGCGCAATGCGCAACTCACCTCGATCGCGCCCACCGGCACGATTTCCCTGATCGCCGGCACCACCGCAGGAATCGAGCCGATGTTCGCCATCGCCTATGCCCGCAACGTCCTCGACCGACACCTGCTGGAGAGCAATCCCTGCTTCGAACGGCTCGCGCGCGACCGCGGTTTCTACAGCGACGCCCTGCTGACCGAGATCGCCCGCACCGGCGGGGTGCGCGGCAATCGCCGCATCCCCGAGGACGTGCGCGCCGCCTTTCCTACCGCACTGGAGATCGCCCCCGAGTGGCATTTGCGCATGCAAGCCGCGGTCCAGCGGCACGTCGACGCCGCCGTGTCCAAGACCATCAACTTGCCCACCAGCGCCACCGTGGACGATGTCCGGAAGATCTTCCTGGAAGCCTGGCGAGCCAAAGTCAAGGGCATCACCGCTTACCGCTACGGCAGCCGCCCACACCAGGTCCTCACCCTCGTCTCCCCGGAAGACCGCGCCGCCGAACCGCCATTGCGCGTCGATACCACCTTCGTGGGTGGCTGCGCCGCGCACACCTGCGAATTCTGACCTGGCAATGGTGAGGTCCATGGCACGTCAGCAACTGGGGGCACTGGACGTGGCGTTCCTGTGCCTGGAGCGGGAGACCACACCGATGCATTTTGGTGCTCTGCTGGTGTTCGGCGCTCCACCATCAGGGGAGGTCCGCAGTGTGGCGACGCTGCTCGGTGAGCGGGCGGGGCGGCTGG is a window of Saccharopolyspora phatthalungensis DNA encoding:
- a CDS encoding adenosylcobalamin-dependent ribonucleoside-diphosphate reductase; translation: MSQPGHHASRWPTQVRRRDGRLVDFDVKRIEAAIARAAREVGHGDGHLAGSMAEAVADGLGGQLRHRVPTVEQIQDAVERRLVAEGQHEIARAYVVYRQRRAELREAKALLRVRDELKLSLAAVTVLRQRYLRRDAHGHPVESTGEMLDRVATFVAAAEDTYQAGASEQWAQRFSTLLRSLDFLPNSPTLMNAGTPLGFLSGCVVLPVEDSLRSIFSALQYASIIQQAGGGTGYAFSRVRPAGDLVASTGGTASGPVPFLRVFDTAADVVRQGGRRRGANMAVLDVSHPDIYEFVTAKAADSAALENFNLSVAVSNAFLRAVEANGTHRLVNPRTGRTTARVPAADLFDAMCESAHRCGDPGLLFLDTINRANPLPHLGRIEATNPCGEVPLLPYESCNLGSINLAHCTADGRMDWDRLTNIVEVAVRFLDDVIDVSRYPFDELEQAARASRKIGLGFMGLAEMLASLGVPYDSAQAVRLAGRIARHVQDTAHAASARLAESRGAFPAFADSAPANSVAVRNAQLTSIAPTGTISLIAGTTAGIEPMFAIAYARNVLDRHLLESNPCFERLARDRGFYSDALLTEIARTGGVRGNRRIPEDVRAAFPTALEIAPEWHLRMQAAVQRHVDAAVSKTINLPTSATVDDVRKIFLEAWRAKVKGITAYRYGSRPHQVLTLVSPEDRAAEPPLRVDTTFVGGCAAHTCEF